The Rickettsia endosymbiont of Gonocerus acuteangulatus nucleotide sequence GAAAAGGAATCTTCTTGCTATAAACAGCATTATTTAACATGTTTAATAGGTGTTCTAGTTTTGTTGCTCCATCATGATCAGGTGCAAAAATTCGATAATCTATTACCCAAAACTTATTAATATCAGGGTTATAATATACCAGACTCACTACTCCTATACCTTTAGTAACTCTACCTGTAGCTCCACTGTACTGCGATCTTGCAATTTCTATTTGCTTCGTATTCCTTTTATTTAAAACCGTATCATCAAATATTGTATATCCATTAGATGAAAAAATAACATCATTCTTGATGTGTTCCCATAACAAAGAAGGTGTATATTTTTTATTCTTTAAAAATCTATTAATAACATCATGACTACATTTCTTTGCATGTTCAGCGTAGTAGGTTAAACTATAATTCTTTTGGCTAACTATTAAAAATTGACAATAATCTGTCCTATTAATTGGTATTGCTTGCAACTTTATCCTCTTTGACATGTTTAATTATTTTTACAATAATTTATCACTTTTTTACTCATAGCGTAAGTTTTGAGTTATTAAAAATAGAAAAGAACCCTATGTTATTAGATTATATTAAAAATGCTATGATTCGCAAGAAATGGTCGCCGGATGCTATAGCCGGAAAGTTAAAACTAGACAAAAATACAGCTTTGTGTATCAGTACAGAAAGTATATATAGATTTGTTTACACTTCTGCAGTAGCAGCTAAATTAAAGTTATATAGCTATTTACCTTCTAAAAGATATAAAAGGCAAGAAAGAGGGAAGAGGCGTCAAAGGATCATTATACCACAAAGGATCTCAATACATCAGCGTGATGCAATAGCTACGAAAAAGGTAGAAGTAGGGAATTTTGAGGCAGATCTTACATTTCATAAAGGTAATCAAAGTATGAATATTGGTGCACTGGTGGATAAAAAGAGTCAAAAGATTATTTTAGTGCTGAATAACTCCAAGAGAGCTACAACAGTTACCAATGGTTTTTTAAGAAAGATAAAAACTCTTCCAAATAGTGTGAGAAAGACTATTACTATGGATAATGGCAAAGAGTTTGTGGGGCATGTTGCCTATAGACTATCTGGGTTTCAAACTTTCTTTTGTGATCCATACCGCCCTAGACAAAAAGCATTAGTAGAAAAAATGAATTCTATGATTCATAGAATTTTACCTAAAAATACAGATATTACTACCGTTACACAAAGAGGTCTTGACAATGTTGCTGAGATTTTAAATAACATGCCAAGAAAGATTTTTGGTTATAAAACCCCCAATGAAATTTGGGCAGAAAATTTATAGGTTTTGTTCTACTTAGTCCTTGCATTTTCATAGAAAGAGCATTGAATAATTCTTTTTTATATGCCTCTTTAGCTTTCCCTATAGCCAAAACAGAACCAAGCATTAATGATCCCACCATTACAGTTCCGAAAAACGAAATTAATCCTAAAGTTCCAACAGTTATACCAAATGTGCCAACCTCTATTAATGCATCTTTGGTTATAATATAGTTCTTATAAGCTTTTTTAAGTTCTTCAATAACAGGGCTATAATCAGTATTTTGATTTTGCATAAATATGAACCTCTAAAAAATGTTTATTAGACTCGGCTTCAGTTTCCCCGTCATTGCGAGAGGGCATTGCCTGCGTGTATCGAAAAACGCTCTCGGTATCATCTAGTTGCTTGGGAACTAGATCCAGAAAATAATAAAAAATACTAATCTTATTAGTATTTTTTAGCTGGCTCCCGTGAATAAATCTATAGTATCGGACATTTTTAAAAAAATGTTATATTTTTTTCAGGTATAGGTGACCTTATATGTCATTCCCGCGTAGGCGGGAATCCAGCATAAAGCGAGATAAATCGAGCTTTTTATTTAAAAAACTTGCTGCTTTTATGTTTATTTTTCTGGATTCCCGCTTCTAGCTAAGAATGAGATAGAATAATAACTGTCCAGCACTATTGAATAAATCACGGGATGACAGGAGAAAATGATCCACGCGAGCAATGCCTCCTCGCAATGACGATTCCCGATCCACGCCACAACAATGCCGCCACGGGGCAATATATTACTTTACTCCACTACCTCCCCTATTTGCTCTATTGGCTCTAAGCCGTACAGTGATATCATGCGTTCAAGCACTCTTCCAGCGGTGGGTGCAGCAGTCCAACCAGCTGTTGCAAAGCCAAATGTTTCTTTAGTAGGTTTTGGCTCATCAATCATAATATAGATAACATATTCAGGCTTTGAAGCTGGCAGTAATCCCAAAAATGAAGTATTACGGCTATTTTTAAGATATTTCTTTTTACCAGCATTACTTGATAATTTCTCAGCAGTACCGGTTTTTCCGCCAATCAAATATCCTTTCACTTCTGCCCTTTTACCTGTCCCATCTTTTACCACAGTTCTAAATAGCTGCCTCATTTGCTTTGAAGTATTCTCGCTAAATACTCTTGTCCCCTCAACTTTTTCATCATTATTTCTTTTTAATAAAGTAAGATCATATAAAATACCGCCATTTACAACAGGTAGCATTGCCCTAACAAAATGTAAAGGGCTAATTGAAATACCATAACCATAAGACATAGTAGCACTAGTTAATTCATTCCACCTTTTTTCTGAAGGAAAAAGAGGAGTACCTCGCTCCGGCAATTCAATTTGCAATTGATCTAGCAAACCTAATTTCTTTAAATATTTTCTGAAATTATTTTTACCTACTTCAAGCATAATCTGACTTACACCGATATTTGAAGAATGCAGAAAAATATCCGGCACACTATGCCACCCTTGTCTTGGGGTATAATCCTTAATCTGAAAACCACCGACTTTCATATAGCTTATATCATAAGCATCATTCATATTTATCGCACCGGTATCAAAACCAACTGCCATAGTCAAAGACTTAAACACCGAACCTATTTCATAAATCCCAAGACTTGCCATATTAAAAAGCTGTTGAGGCTTTGCAGCACTTGGATAATGAGGATCAAAATCCGGTTTACTAACTAAAGCTAGAATCTCACCATTATTAGGATTCGCAATAATACCCACCGCTCCTATAGCACTAAATTGCTTTAAGGTCTTGTCGATCTCTTCGCTCAAAATACTTTGTAACCTAATATCAATCGATAATTTAAGCGGCTCTTTCTGCTTTCCTGGCTTATTCAAATCAAGATCGGAATTTGTTAAATATTTATCATAAGCAAGTTCGAGTCCACTAAGCCCCACCATATCCCTACCAACATAACCCACAATATGAGATGATAAGTTAGAAAATGTGTAAATACGCTTTTGTTCTTCTTCAAAATCAAAACCAAGCAACCCAAGGCTCATTATTCTTTCTTGCTGACTAGGCAATAAATCCCTTTTAACCCATATAAAACTTTTATTGGATTTAAGATCAGCAAGTAGCTTAGCCTTGTTGATATCGGGCAGAATCTCAGCTATTTTTTTTACGGAATTTTCGGGATCAATTACTATTTGCGGATTGGCAAATAATGACGCAGATGGCAAGTTTACAGCAAGCAAATTATCGTTACGGTCGACTATTTCTTTTCTAAACTGGCTATTTTTTTTTAGAGCGTGGAGATTTTTATCATAAACATTAGTAGCAACTATTATAAGCCTGTAAGATAAAGTACAGAAAAGAACAGAAAAAGCACCAATAACTATCAATAATCGGATTTTTGTATTTTTACTACAAACATTCCAAAATATTAAACTTTTAATATCAGGGTTCCACTTTTCTAAAATCTGTTTCATATTAATTTGTTTTGTTTCAAGCACCTTGTCATCCCGTGATTTATTCACGGGATGACATAGGAAAAATTGATCCATGCGGGCAAAGCCTTTGTGGGAATGACATATGACGCTTATTTTTCTCTACTTGAAACTGTCTGTATATATTTATTATTTGTAATTCTCTTATGTCTCCGATTATTATTGCTTTTAAAAATATTAATATCTTGATCAAATCTAATATTTGAGGTAGTAATCGGTGATAATGGATCTCTTACCATTTGACAAGGTTTCACCGTTTGTAATTCTAAATAAGCAGTTGCAAGAATTTTTAACCTTGCTGGCGAGATAAGATAAGCTTTTTCTGCTTTCAAAATATGAATATTATTATTTTCACTATTTATTTGTTTTAAAACACTACTTAATTGATAATCAAGGGTTGAAACTCGTTCCTTAATAGTAAACAAGCTGCAAACTGCTACAATTATCACTGGCAATACTAAATAATGAAATTTCTTAATACTCATAATTATATTTTTTTGCTGCTCTTAGCTTTGCTGATCTTGCCCTTACATTTAAAGATATCTCTTTATCTGATGGTATTTCCGCTTTATTAGTAATAATCTTAAGCCATTTATCTGGGTTAAATATAATATCTTCTTTAGCATATTTTGATCTTGCTACTGGCTTTTCTGAATTTTCTTTAAAAAAATTCTTAACTATTCTGTCTTCTAACGAATGAAACGAAACAATAACTAAACGACCATCTTTTTTTAGTATATTTTTTACATTCGCTAAGAACTGCTCAAGCTCTCCAAGTTCGTTATTTATATAAATCCTGATGGCTTGAAAAGTCTTAGTTGCAGGGTCAATTTTACCTTTTCTAAAACCTATGCAGCTACGCACTATATCAGCTAATTTTCCAGTACTATCAATTCTTGCGGCTTTTCTTACTTCTACAATTTTCTTAGCAATCCTTCGGGCAAAAGTCTCATCGCCATATTTATAAATTACATCCGCAAGCTCTTTTTCTTCTGCGGTATTTATAAACTCTTCGGCACTAAGCCCCTGCCCGCTCATACGCATATCTAAAGGTCCGTCATGTAAAAACGAAAATCCACGATCTGGTATATCAAGTTGCATAGAAGAAACACCTAAATCAAGCACTATGCCGTCAAATTTTTTTGATTCGAGCTTTGCAAAACAATTACCAAAATTTGTTTCTACAAAATCAAATCTATCTTTATAATTATGTCTTATCTCTTCTGCTTTCTTAATGACATTTGGATCACGATCCAAAGCTGTGACATAACAATCACGGTTTTCTAATATTGCTTTACTATAACCGCCTGCTCCAAACGTACAATCTAAGTAGGATTCACCAGCTTTTGGTGCTAAAAACTTCAGCATTTCGTTTAACATTACGGGTATATGAGGCTGTTGCATCAATTCGTATTCCTTAAAGTTAAACGTTTCTCGTGAGCAAGTTTTTGAGCAGAAGCTAAATAATCTTTGAAATTCTGCGGTTGCCAAATCTCAAAAATCACTCCTTTACCTACAAAACATACTTGATCTTCAATACCTGCATGCTGCATTAAAGATGCAGGCAATATTACTCTGCCCTCCCCATCAAATGAAAGCTGTACAGCTTCACCAAATATTATAGTCTCAAAAGCATCTCGCTCCTCAGAGTATGGATCAAGTGACTCAATCATCTGTCTTAGCTTCTCGATATGCGAGATACCGCAAGCTTCTATACAATTATTTCTAATGGACGGATAAGCAATTATCCCATTAAATGCTTCTTTCCCTAATACCGCTCTGTAATTCGCCGGTACTGATACCCTACCCTTTTTATCAATATTATTATTGATAAATTTCGATAAAAATATATTCATTGGTATTATTTGGGTTATCTTGGGATTTAATGGTAAATTACAGGATATTATAGGAATTAAACGTAGTCAAGGGATTTTTAGTGTATAGATCTGTTAATATTTTTATAAAAAAGGTTTTTCTAATTTGCCTAAAGATTTTTTGAATAAATATATAATCGGCTTCTATATACCTACTTATATTATTGTTGTGAATTATTTTATATTATAAGTTGT carries:
- a CDS encoding penicillin-binding protein 2, which produces MKQILEKWNPDIKSLIFWNVCSKNTKIRLLIVIGAFSVLFCTLSYRLIIVATNVYDKNLHALKKNSQFRKEIVDRNDNLLAVNLPSASLFANPQIVIDPENSVKKIAEILPDINKAKLLADLKSNKSFIWVKRDLLPSQQERIMSLGLLGFDFEEEQKRIYTFSNLSSHIVGYVGRDMVGLSGLELAYDKYLTNSDLDLNKPGKQKEPLKLSIDIRLQSILSEEIDKTLKQFSAIGAVGIIANPNNGEILALVSKPDFDPHYPSAAKPQQLFNMASLGIYEIGSVFKSLTMAVGFDTGAINMNDAYDISYMKVGGFQIKDYTPRQGWHSVPDIFLHSSNIGVSQIMLEVGKNNFRKYLKKLGLLDQLQIELPERGTPLFPSEKRWNELTSATMSYGYGISISPLHFVRAMLPVVNGGILYDLTLLKRNNDEKVEGTRVFSENTSKQMRQLFRTVVKDGTGKRAEVKGYLIGGKTGTAEKLSSNAGKKKYLKNSRNTSFLGLLPASKPEYVIYIMIDEPKPTKETFGFATAGWTAAPTAGRVLERMISLYGLEPIEQIGEVVE
- the mraZ gene encoding division/cell wall cluster transcriptional repressor MraZ, with the protein product MNIFLSKFINNNIDKKGRVSVPANYRAVLGKEAFNGIIAYPSIRNNCIEACGISHIEKLRQMIESLDPYSEERDAFETIIFGEAVQLSFDGEGRVILPASLMQHAGIEDQVCFVGKGVIFEIWQPQNFKDYLASAQKLAHEKRLTLRNTN
- the rsmH gene encoding 16S rRNA (cytosine(1402)-N(4))-methyltransferase RsmH; this encodes MQQPHIPVMLNEMLKFLAPKAGESYLDCTFGAGGYSKAILENRDCYVTALDRDPNVIKKAEEIRHNYKDRFDFVETNFGNCFAKLESKKFDGIVLDLGVSSMQLDIPDRGFSFLHDGPLDMRMSGQGLSAEEFINTAEEKELADVIYKYGDETFARRIAKKIVEVRKAARIDSTGKLADIVRSCIGFRKGKIDPATKTFQAIRIYINNELGELEQFLANVKNILKKDGRLVIVSFHSLEDRIVKNFFKENSEKPVARSKYAKEDIIFNPDKWLKIITNKAEIPSDKEISLNVRARSAKLRAAKKYNYEY
- a CDS encoding IS30 family transposase produces the protein MVLLATLSSLTCLIIFTIIYHFFTHSVSFELLKIEKNPMLLDYIKNAMIRKKWSPDAIAGKLKLDKNTALCISTESIYRFVYTSAVAAKLKLYSYLPSKRYKRQERGKRRQRIIIPQRISIHQRDAIATKKVEVGNFEADLTFHKGNQSMNIGALVDKKSQKIILVLNNSKRATTVTNGFLRKIKTLPNSVRKTITMDNGKEFVGHVAYRLSGFQTFFCDPYRPRQKALVEKMNSMIHRILPKNTDITTVTQRGLDNVAEILNNMPRKIFGYKTPNEIWAENL